Proteins from a genomic interval of Microbacterium esteraromaticum:
- a CDS encoding response regulator, with protein MYMSAETITILIGIVSLLLALAGGFGWMIHCIDRMGTELNGRMDRTGAELNGRMDRMGAELNGRMDRMGAELSGRMDRMSDELVEVKIAIARVEGPQRHLLTGR; from the coding sequence ATGTACATGTCCGCCGAAACGATCACGATCCTCATTGGAATCGTATCTCTGTTGCTTGCCCTTGCCGGCGGCTTCGGCTGGATGATTCACTGCATTGACCGCATGGGCACCGAACTCAACGGGCGCATGGACCGCACGGGCGCAGAACTCAACGGGCGCATGGACCGCATGGGTGCCGAACTCAACGGGCGCATGGACCGCATGGGTGCCGAACTCAGCGGACGCATGGACCGCATGAGTGATGAGCTCGTCGAGGTGAAGATCGCGATCGCCCGCGTCGAAGGACCACAGCGACACCTGCTGACCGGCCGCTGA
- the galE gene encoding UDP-glucose 4-epimerase GalE, producing the protein MRILLAGGAGYIGSHVALVLLEAGHDVLVVDDYSNSSRAAIDRVENLTDRAIDLIECDLADLSASRAALRGQSFDAVIHLAGLKAVGESVAEPARYYRTNLTATLNLLDIMAEHGANKLVFSSSATVYAPAAEGVENLDEGQPAGHGITNPYGWTKAMNEQIIRDIQVGRPELQAVLLRYFNPVGAHPSGRIGEDPAGIPNNLMPFVAQVAIGRREHLAVFGDQYPTHDGTGVRDYIHVMDLADGHLAALDHLRPGVETYNLGTGIGQSVFDVVRAFSDASGRDIPYQVVAPRPGDVARAVADPSKANRDLKWKAKRSFADACRDSWTWQSQNPGGYAAD; encoded by the coding sequence GTGCGTATTCTTCTCGCCGGTGGCGCCGGCTACATCGGATCCCACGTCGCTCTTGTGCTACTTGAGGCTGGTCACGACGTGCTCGTCGTCGACGACTACTCGAACAGCTCTCGTGCCGCGATCGACCGGGTGGAGAACCTCACCGACCGTGCGATCGATCTCATCGAGTGCGACCTCGCTGATCTTTCCGCGTCGCGTGCGGCACTGCGCGGGCAGTCGTTCGACGCCGTCATCCACCTCGCCGGGCTGAAGGCCGTCGGCGAGTCGGTCGCCGAGCCGGCACGCTACTACCGCACCAACCTCACCGCCACGCTGAACCTGCTCGACATCATGGCCGAGCACGGGGCGAACAAGCTCGTCTTCAGCTCGTCGGCCACCGTGTACGCCCCCGCCGCCGAGGGCGTCGAGAACCTCGATGAGGGGCAGCCGGCCGGCCACGGCATCACCAACCCGTACGGGTGGACCAAGGCGATGAACGAGCAGATCATCCGCGACATCCAGGTCGGTCGTCCCGAGCTGCAGGCCGTGCTGCTGCGCTACTTCAACCCGGTCGGCGCACATCCGTCGGGACGCATCGGCGAAGACCCCGCGGGCATCCCGAACAACCTGATGCCCTTCGTCGCACAGGTCGCGATCGGGCGACGCGAGCACCTCGCCGTCTTCGGTGACCAGTATCCGACGCACGACGGCACCGGCGTGCGCGACTACATTCACGTCATGGACCTGGCCGATGGGCACCTCGCCGCCCTCGACCACCTGCGTCCCGGCGTCGAGACCTACAACCTCGGCACAGGTATCGGACAGAGCGTGTTCGACGTAGTGCGTGCCTTCTCTGATGCCAGTGGCCGCGACATCCCGTACCAGGTCGTCGCCCCGCGGCCGGGCGACGTCGCCCGCGCGGTCGCCGATCCGTCCAAGGCCAATCGTGACCTGAAGTGGAAGGCGAAGCGCTCGTTCGCCGACGCCTGCCGCGACTCGTGGACCTGGCAGTCGCAGAACCCGGGCGGCTACGCAGCAGACTGA